DNA from Amorphoplanes friuliensis DSM 7358:
CTGGCGGCGGGTCATCGGCACCATCGGCACCCACCGGGAGCTGTGGCTGGCCTCCATCGAGGCGATGCTGCAGAGCGAGCACGCCCCCGAGCTCAAGGCCCAGATCGCCGCCGGTCTCGAGCAGGGCCGCAGCGGCCTGGCCGCCGTGCTCCTGGGCCGCGAGGAGGACTCCCTCGACGAGCGGACGATCCGGTCGGTGGGCTCGGTGTCGCTGGCGCTGATGTCCGGCGTCATGACCCAGTGGCTGACGGACCCCGAGCACGCCCCGTCGGCCGAGCAGATCGCCGAGGGAGTCCGTGCGCTAAGTCTCAGCCCGGCGCTCCCGCCGTCGATGAACAACCCGTGGCCTCCCGACGCCGTGCCGAGCCGCGCGCCCTGACCTCCTGGCGCGTGCTGCTCGCTGTTGTCGTCGTGCTGACCGCGACGGTGGTGGCCGGGGTCGCGGCACTGCAGGAGCAGATCAGGACCCGCACGCTGGACAGCGCGGTGCAGGGTGTCGTGATCATCAGCTCGCTGGTCATCGACCGCAGCCTCACCCTGAACGACCTCGTCGACGAGCTGCACCCGGCCAACCGGGCCCAGCTCGACACCGACCTCGTCCTGCTCCGGCAGCGGGGCGAGGTGCGCGGCCTGATGATCTGGTCGCTGACCGACGGCCGCCTGGTCTACGCCGACCCGGACTACCTGCTGGCCGGCCGGCTGACCGACGCCCGGCGCCGGTCCGTCCCGCTCGACCACCCGACCGCCGGCAACGCCACCGACCCGGCCACCGGTGAGCACCTGCTCGAGGTCAACTACCCGTACGACGCGAACGGTGACGGCATCGTCGACGGCCTCGCCGTGATGCTGCTGCCGCGGCGTGACGTGGACAGCTCGATCGCCCGGGCCACCCGGCTGCTCTACGGCGGCGGCCTGGTCGTGCTCGTGATCGCGCTGGCCGCCGTGCTGCAGGTGCGCCGCCGCCAGTCCGCCCAGGACCACGCCGCGGTGCACGACCCGCTGACCGGCCTGGGCAACCGCGAGAAGCTGCGCCGGGTGGCGGCACCCGCGCTCACCGCCGCCTCCGAACGGCATCCCGCCGCCCTGCTGCTGCTCGACCTCAACGGTTTCAAGGGCATCAACGACTCCCTCGGGCACCACGCCGGCGACCAGGTGCTCACCGCGGTCGCCCGCCGGCTCGAGCAGATCTGCCCGGGCGCCGGGACGGTCATCCGGCTGGGCGGCGACGAGTTCGCCGTGCTGCTGCCGAGGACCGGGTCCGAGCAGGCGCTCGCCGTCGCGGCCGCCGCCCGTGAGGCCGTCTCCCGTCCGGTGGTCATCGAGGGCCTGGCCGTCGAGGTCGGCGCGAGCATCGGCGTTGCGACCGCACCCGTCCACGGGCGTGAGCTGAGCGCCGTGCTCCAGCAGGCCGACATCGCCATGTACCGCGCCAAGAAGGCCGGCGGCGGTGTGCTGCTCCACGACGAGACCGCCGGGACGGACGAGACCGGCAGCCGGCACGTGACCCAGCTGGCGCAGCTGCGCCAGGCGCTCGAGGACGGCCTGCTCGAGCTGTACTACCAGCCGACGTTCGCGGCCACGGGCGAGGTCCGCGACCTGGAGGCGCTGCTGCGCTGGAACCACCCGCAGTACGGCCTGCTGGCCGCGGCGGACTTCCTGGTCGCGGTCGAGCAGACCGCCATGATCAAGCCGCTGACCGCCTGGATGCTGCGGACGGCGACCGCACAGGGCGCCGCCTGGTACGCCGCCGGTCACCGCACCCGCATCGTCGTCAACCTCGCCGCGCAGAGCCTGCTCGACGACACCCTGCCCGCACTGGTGATCGAGACGGCGGCCGCCGCCGGTCTCCCGCTCGAGGCGATCAGCCTGGAGTTCAGCGAGGCCACCGTCGCGCTGGACCCGCCGCGGGCCGCCACCGCGCTGGCCCGGCTGGCCGCCGCCGGCATCGCGGTCGGCCTCGACAACGTCGGCGCCGGCACGACCCACTGGCTCACCGTCGCGCGGGCGCCGCTGACCCGGCTCAAGCTCGACCGTGAGCTGGTCCGCCTGCTGCCCGGCAACCTCGCCGCCGAACGCATCGTGGGCGGCCTCATCCGCATCGCCGGTGATCTCGGTATGACCAGCGTGGCCGTGGGCGTCGAGACGCCCGGCACCGTGCACCGCCTCACCGAGCTGGGCTGCGACGAGCTGCAGGGTTTTGCCCTGTGCCGTCCGCTGCCGGCCGGTGAGGTCTCCGCCTGGCTCTCCGACCACTCTTCGATCGAGGTGGCATGACGATGACCCGAGTCCGCAGGCTGTTCGCCGCACTGGGCTGCGCCGCACTGCTCTCCGGGGCCGCCGCGTGCGGCACCCCCGGAGCGGCGGGCGACGGCAAGATCACGCTGACCGTCGACGACTTCGGCAACTTCGGCTACAAGACGCTGCTGCGGGAGTACGAGGCGGCGCACCCCGGCATCCGGGTCGTCGAACGCGTCAGCGAGTTCACCGCGCACCACCAGCAGCTGACGCAGCGTCTCGACGCCGGCGAGGGCACCGGTGACGTCGTGGCCGTCGAGGAGGGGTACGTCGTCGAGTTCCGCAACCGCGCCGGTGACTTCGTCAACCTGCTCGACCTCGGTGCGGGCGCTCAGCGTACGAACTGGCTGCCCTGGAAGTGGGACGCCACCCTGAGCGCCGACGGGACCGGGCAGCTCGGACTCGGCACCGACGTCGGCGGCCTGGCCATGTGTTACCGCCCCGACCTGTTCAAGGCGGCCGGCCTGCCCAGCGACCGCAAGGCGGTGGCGAAGCTGTGGCCGACGTGGCAGGCGTACATCGCGGCGGGTCACCGGTTCCAGGACGCCGATCTGGCCGCGAGCTGGACCGACTCGGCCAGCAACATCTTCAACCAGATCCTGGCCCAGGAACCCGTGGGCTACTACAACCGCGACGAGGAACTGGTCATCGACACCAGCCCCGGCGTCCGCCACGCCTGGGACCTGACGAACGACATGATCGAGGCCGGTGAGTCCGCCAAGTACGTCGCGTTCAACCCGCAGTGGCTGGCGGCTCTGCAGGGTGGCCGGTTCGCCACGCTGACCTGCCCGGCATGGGTGCTCGGCTGGATCCAGCAGAACGCTCCCGCCACCCGCGGGCAGTGGGACGTCACCGCGGTGCCCGGCGGCGCCGGCAACTGGGGCGGCTCCTGGCTGACCGTGCCGAAGCAGAGTGCGCACCCGCGGGAGGCGTACGAGCTGGCGTCCTGGCTGACCGCGCCCGAGCAGCAGCTGCGCATCTTCACCGAGACCGGCAACCTGCCCTCGACCCCGAAGCTCTACAGCGACCCGGCGGTCCGCAGCTTCCGGAACCCGTTCTTCTCCGACGCCCCGGTCGGCGAGATCTTCGCCTCGGCCGTGACCGCCAAACCGGCGCAGTACCTCGGGCTGCACAACGCCGAGGTCCGCAAGGTCATGGAGCAGAAGCTGAGCAAGGTGGAGATCGGCAAACTCGCCCCGGAACAGGCCTGGCAGGAGGCGCTCGCCGAGGCCGAGGCGATCGACTAGACGGTCTCGGACCAGGACTTCCGGAGCAGGTCCCGGGTGTCGCCGAGCAGTTGCGGCAGCACCTTGGTCCGGCCGATCACCGGCATGAAGTTGCCGTCGCCACCCCAGCGCGGCACCACGTGCTGGTGCAGGTGCGCGGCGATCCCGGCACCGGCCACCGCACCCTGGTTCATGCCCAGGTTGAAACCGTGCGGGCTGCTCACCTGCCGGATCACCCGCATCGCCCGCCGGGTGAACGCGGCCACCTCGACCGTCTCCTCCTCGGTCAGGTCGGTGTAGTCGGCGACGTGCCTGTACGGGCACACCAGCAGGTGCCCGGGGTTGTACGGGTACAGGTTGAGCACCGCGAAGACGAGCTCACCACGGGCCACCACCAGGCTCTCGCCCTCGGGCAGGCCGGGCGCGACGCAGAACGGGCACCCGCCGGGTTTCTCGTACCCGCCCTCGGGCCGGTCCTCCCCCGAGATGTACGCCATCCGGTGCGGTGTCCAGAGACGGTCCAGCCCGTCCGGTTCCCCGACGTCACTCACGCTCCCACCCTAGTCAGCGCGGCGCTCCCGTGCCCGGTGCGCACCAGACATCGACATCCGTCATAGAGTGCACGGATGCGTGGGACCCATACGCGAGGCCGTCGCGGCACCTGGATCGCCGCTCTGTCGGTGGCCGTCCTCGTCGCCTGCACGGCGGCGGTGATCATCGGCGCGAACCAGTGGCGCAGCGACGAGCCGGTCGCCGCACCGGCGGCACCCGTCGATCCCGGCCGCCGGCCCTGGCAGGTGACGCTGGACCTCGACACCAAGGCGGGTTACGTGATCTCCGCCGGTGTCTCCGACGGCGCGCGGCAGGGCCTGACCGTGCAAAATCTGGCCTTCAGCGGCAAGCCCGACGGTGTCTACGGCGGCGAGGTGACCGCGTTCCCGCCCGGCACCCTCGACGAGCAGCAGCTGACCGTCGGTGAACGCGTGAACGACGCCTGGTACGTCCCCGACTTCACCTTCGCCGAGCACACGGCCCGGGACGGCAAACCGTGGCAGGCGCCCGCGGTCGGCCGCCCGGACCCGTCCGGCGTGTGGGTCGTCGTCTACGCCGACCCGGCCCGCAGCGTCGGCGAGGCCGCGATCGGCCGGGACGACCTGCTCCGCCTCGCCGCGGCTGTCCGCGTCGGCCCGGCCCGCGATCTGCGCCTGCCGCTCAGCCTGGGCGCCGGGCTCCCGGCCGGGCTGGACCTGACCTACGTGCGCGCCACCGACCAGCAGCTCGACCGGCAGCCACCGACCCTCGGTCTCAGCCGCGCCACCCGCGAGCCGTCGGGGGCCGGCCTCTACGCCCGCCCACCGGGCGGCCTCGACGTCATCATCACCACCGAGCCCCGCAACGGCGACTGGGACAAACGCCGCCCAGCTCTGACCGGCCCGACGACGGCGGGTGG
Protein-coding regions in this window:
- a CDS encoding ABC transporter substrate-binding protein; the protein is MTMTRVRRLFAALGCAALLSGAAACGTPGAAGDGKITLTVDDFGNFGYKTLLREYEAAHPGIRVVERVSEFTAHHQQLTQRLDAGEGTGDVVAVEEGYVVEFRNRAGDFVNLLDLGAGAQRTNWLPWKWDATLSADGTGQLGLGTDVGGLAMCYRPDLFKAAGLPSDRKAVAKLWPTWQAYIAAGHRFQDADLAASWTDSASNIFNQILAQEPVGYYNRDEELVIDTSPGVRHAWDLTNDMIEAGESAKYVAFNPQWLAALQGGRFATLTCPAWVLGWIQQNAPATRGQWDVTAVPGGAGNWGGSWLTVPKQSAHPREAYELASWLTAPEQQLRIFTETGNLPSTPKLYSDPAVRSFRNPFFSDAPVGEIFASAVTAKPAQYLGLHNAEVRKVMEQKLSKVEIGKLAPEQAWQEALAEAEAID
- a CDS encoding putative bifunctional diguanylate cyclase/phosphodiesterase, translating into MASRRRAEPRALTSWRVLLAVVVVLTATVVAGVAALQEQIRTRTLDSAVQGVVIISSLVIDRSLTLNDLVDELHPANRAQLDTDLVLLRQRGEVRGLMIWSLTDGRLVYADPDYLLAGRLTDARRRSVPLDHPTAGNATDPATGEHLLEVNYPYDANGDGIVDGLAVMLLPRRDVDSSIARATRLLYGGGLVVLVIALAAVLQVRRRQSAQDHAAVHDPLTGLGNREKLRRVAAPALTAASERHPAALLLLDLNGFKGINDSLGHHAGDQVLTAVARRLEQICPGAGTVIRLGGDEFAVLLPRTGSEQALAVAAAAREAVSRPVVIEGLAVEVGASIGVATAPVHGRELSAVLQQADIAMYRAKKAGGGVLLHDETAGTDETGSRHVTQLAQLRQALEDGLLELYYQPTFAATGEVRDLEALLRWNHPQYGLLAAADFLVAVEQTAMIKPLTAWMLRTATAQGAAWYAAGHRTRIVVNLAAQSLLDDTLPALVIETAAAAGLPLEAISLEFSEATVALDPPRAATALARLAAAGIAVGLDNVGAGTTHWLTVARAPLTRLKLDRELVRLLPGNLAAERIVGGLIRIAGDLGMTSVAVGVETPGTVHRLTELGCDELQGFALCRPLPAGEVSAWLSDHSSIEVA
- a CDS encoding TetR/AcrR family transcriptional regulator, with amino-acid sequence MGHREDLLAGAKRCLYDKGYARTTARDIVAASGTNLGSIGYHYGSTAGLMNAAMLSAIEDWGDAIGEALSAEITDESDDPMVRYWRRVIGTIGTHRELWLASIEAMLQSEHAPELKAQIAAGLEQGRSGLAAVLLGREEDSLDERTIRSVGSVSLALMSGVMTQWLTDPEHAPSAEQIAEGVRALSLSPALPPSMNNPWPPDAVPSRAP
- a CDS encoding HIT family protein; translation: MAYISGEDRPEGGYEKPGGCPFCVAPGLPEGESLVVARGELVFAVLNLYPYNPGHLLVCPYRHVADYTDLTEEETVEVAAFTRRAMRVIRQVSSPHGFNLGMNQGAVAGAGIAAHLHQHVVPRWGGDGNFMPVIGRTKVLPQLLGDTRDLLRKSWSETV